The genomic stretch TAATGATTATAAAGTGATTGATACAGCTATTAAACGCTTTGAAAAACTACACCCTAGGGTCAAGGTTGTCTATGAAAGTGGGATTTCAAAAGCCGATTATTCAACTTGGTTGACAGATCAGATTGTAGCTGGAAAACAACCTGATGTATTTATCGTGCCAGAAGATGACTTTAACCTTTTATCTTCAACAGGTGCACTGGCAAATCTGGATAGTAATATCAGCACTAGTTTTTACGATTCAATCTTTTATCAATCATCTTACCAAGCAGGAGAGTATAATCATAGCCATTATGCATTACCATTTGAAAGCAATCCAACCATGATGTGTATTAACATTGATTTGCTGAAAAAAGAAGGTATCCAGATTCCAATATCTGGTTGGACAGTGGATGATTTTTATAATATTTGTAAACAAGTAACTAAGGATACAGATGGTGACGGGGTCATTGATCAGTATGGTTGCGTTGGCTATACTTGGCAGCAAGCTGTTGCTGCTTACGGCGCAAAACTTTTCAATGAAACAGGTAGCAAAGCGTATTTTGATAGTGAAAAGGTTAAAAAAGCATTGGGCTTAATCACTCAACTAAAAGCTTTAAATGGAAATTATGAAGTGACAATGAAAGACTTTGATGAAGGAAAAGTTGCCTTCATTCCAATGTCATTAGCCATGTATCGAACTTACAAACCTTACCCTTACCACGTTGCCAAGTATTCAACATTTTCATGGTCTTGTGTAACTATGCCAGCTAGCCAAAAAGGTGTTGATGCAACGCAGGTTTCAACATCACTCTATGCGATTTCGTCAAAAACAAAACATCGCAGTGCAGCTTGGCAATTTTTAAA from Streptococcus ruminicola encodes the following:
- a CDS encoding ABC transporter substrate-binding protein, giving the protein MTMTKLTKIKLWLSAIVLLSACIGGYVYYQMQQKTILKIGVYAGSSWDVPNGNDYKVIDTAIKRFEKLHPRVKVVYESGISKADYSTWLTDQIVAGKQPDVFIVPEDDFNLLSSTGALANLDSNISTSFYDSIFYQSSYQAGEYNHSHYALPFESNPTMMCINIDLLKKEGIQIPISGWTVDDFYNICKQVTKDTDGDGVIDQYGCVGYTWQQAVAAYGAKLFNETGSKAYFDSEKVKKALGLITQLKALNGNYEVTMKDFDEGKVAFIPMSLAMYRTYKPYPYHVAKYSTFSWSCVTMPASQKGVDATQVSTSLYAISSKTKHRSAAWQFLKFLCTDEKVQQSVFNYSQGSSVLKSVMRSQATEDKLKEDGFGSESLTVSTLDSMLSQGVTKPTFKTYNSVMNQADYIINKSLANNSIDSDLFAIQKEIEDSLK